In the Flavobacterium sp. 90 genome, ATGGTGCAATTTGTTCGGTTACGGTTTTACCGGGAGTATTGTATTGCACGATCATATTTTTGCCGCTTTTTACAAAATTAAAAAGTATATTTTGTTTGTTTGCCAAAGCGTTTACGGTATTATAAGCACGAACTCCAGTGATTACGACGTTGAAAGAATCTAATTTCTCAGGCGTAATTTCTTCTGGTTTTATAATGAATACTTTATAGCCCATTTGCGCTAAACTTTCCGGAACTTCGTCACCAGCGCCCATTATATAAGCAATTGCATCTCCGTTTGTTTTTAGATCAATTCTAATACATTTTGATTCAGCAGGTTTCAAAACCATTTGTTTCGTAATATGCGGATAATCGATAATAGTTTGATCTTTATCAAAACGTTTATTATCTACAATTGCGACACTTTTTGCAACCACTTCTTCAGGATTTACAGGCGGTGTAACTTCAAAATAAAAGATTTGCTCGTTTCCTTTTTTCTCTAGCGTAAACGGAATTTCTTTTGGTGAAACGTCCCAGCTTTTTGGTAATTCTAATTGTAAGTTTCCTTTGATTCCGTCTTTTCCGGCGCGAACTTTTACAGGAATCATTTTACTTTTTGTAGTTCCAAATATTAGCACTTTCTCCAGAACTGAAGTTGTAACTTCTGGAACTATATCCAAGAAATTATACATTTCTCCTTTTACTCCATCATTGTATTTGTAAACAACTGTGCGCTCAAACGGAATTTCAATTCCGCTGATTTTTACATTAAAAACAACTTTTACTTGTCTTATAATATCGGGTATTCCAATATTTTCCTGATTTGAAACAGTGTACATTCCAACCGTTGCTTTTTCTTTTAACCAATAAGGCTGTGTATATTCGGTATTCTCAGGAATTTGAATATTCAGTGTTAATCTTTGATCGTTATTGTTTTTTAATGCAATATTTTGAGCTGTATTTTTATTCTCAGGTAATGAAGTTACATTAATCAATTGCATTTCTACAGGCGATCTGTTAATTGCTTCAAGACTAACTTTAATTGTACTTCCCGGAGTTGCTTCTTGTTCAGAGGCTGCAGCTTCAAGATATAATCCTGAACATGATGCAATTATATTTTTTACGGCAGCAGCTTTTAAAGGTTTCCAATGATCATCGTCTAAAACTTCAATCATTGAATACACTTTTACCAAATCAGGAATACTTGCAGATGGATTGCTGAAATCGTATTTGGCAATAATTTTAGTGATTAAATCACCAACAGGTTTTCCGTTTTTAACGCGATTCCATGAAGTGTCGATTCCGTCAAATAAATTATCACGATCAATAGGACTGTCTCCTTTTATAAGTTCTAGATATTCGGTTTCCTGACCGCGAGCTCCGGTACTTCCAAAACCTTGTGATTGGTGACGGCTTCTACTTAAAGCAGCAATTTCCTGATTAGATTTTCCAATTCCGGTATAATAAACTCCGGTTTCTAATCTTGTAAATTTAGATTTATCGGCAGCATCAAATCTTTCCTGACTTCCGTAAAACCACCATGAAGGATTGAAAAAAGTACGCTTTACCTGCCAAGGCTTTACATATTTTAATTGTTCCGGATATATTTTAGGATCGTTGGTAAGCTTAAAACTTTCAACACTTAACATTGCAGACGATGTGTGATGTCCGTGCGTTGTTCCCGGCGAGCGATGATCAAAACGGTTTATAATTACGTCTGGCTGAAATTTTCGAATAGTCCAAACTACATCGGCAAGAACTTTGTCTTTGTCCCAAATTTCTAAGGTTTCATCCGGATTTTTTGAATAACCAAAATCGTTGGCACGTGAAAAAAACTGTTCTCCGCCATCAATTTTTCTGGCTTCGATCAATTCCTGAGTTCTTATAACGCCAAGTAATTCGCGTAATTGCGGACCAATTAAATTCTGACCTCCATCGCCACGTGTCAAAGACAAATATCCCGTTCTTGCATTCATTTCGTTTGCCATATAAGAGATTAAACGAGTATTCTCGTCATCAGGATGTGCAGCCAAATACAAAACCGAACCCAAAAAGTTTAACTTTTTGATTTGATTGTAAATTTCTACAGAATTTGGTTTTTGTGGTTGTTGTGCAAAAGAAAAGGAAATTCCTGTTAGAAAAATAAGAAGAATTTGAATTTGAATTTTTCGCATAGCGTCGTTAAATGTTTTGAAAGAGCTTCAAAAATAGTGATTATATCTTTGAACAGTATTTAAATGAAATGTTAATGTTTGGTTATTGATTTCCTTTTTTAAGAAAATTGTTCCAAAAAAAAAGCTGCCAGATTATATCTGACAGCTTTTAAGAGAATTTGATCTAAATTTTAGATCAAGTGGTATTTCCCAGGATTACAGAATTACTTCAACTTGTTTTCTGTGTCTTTATAGTTTCCTGTAATAGTTACATTACTGTTTTTCGTTACTTTTCCGTAAATAGTAATAGACGAATCGTTACCAATAAAATTGATTTTCGCACCGCTATTTAATCTCAAATCCCCCCAAATTACTACAGTACCTTCAATTTGCAATACAGCATTACTATTAATGATTAATTCTGTTGGATTTTGTTGTTGGTATTTCCCCTGCGCCAAAGATCCTCTCATGTTAAAAGTTCCTCCGCTGTTTAAAGTTAAACCATTTTGAATAGTGATTGAACCACAATGCGTTAATACAGCGCCAGAATTTATCATTGCCGAACTAATTGCGGTAGAACCTGAATATGATTTAATTTCGTTTGAATTTAAAATAAGGTTTTGCCCTTGATTATAAGTTCCATATCCTGTACAACCAGCAAAAGTAGTGTTTGGTTTTTCCATTTTAATGATTTTCAAACCACCTTTTCCGCTTGCAACATAGATAAAATCACCACTAGATTTTACATAGTTTGATGAACCTACGATACCAACGGTTCCTAATAAACTAAGTTGAGAACCTGTTTTATATACATTTAAACCAGCCGCACCATTTGCAACAAATGCATAACCATCGTTTACAGAAACCGCATTTGTAACATTATCTTCTCCAGGAGTTGCCAATGGAATACTTTGAAGTTTAGAACCGCTATTGATATCATAAACCCCTAAACCATTATAACCTTCTGAAACTAATAATTTTGTACCATCAAAATCCATTGTTCTTTTTGCAGCGCTAACATCTGTAGATGTTGTAAAGCTTTTTTGCAAAGAAAGAGTAGATTCGTTGTAAATATTTACTCCTTTTGTTCCGCTTAGTGTAACAATTTTGTCTCCGCTAATAGCAACTGAACGTAAATCGTCTACCGTTACTTTTCCTGAAGCTACTTTAGACGAGCTATTTATTTTGAATAAACTTCCCTGATCTCCGGTTACGGCAAAATAAGCGCTTGAATTTGCAGCAACATCTGTAGTTACTTTCCCTTCAAGATTTGTGATTGTATAATTATCCGTAAGCAAACCTGAACTCAATTGCATCGTAATAAGAATTGCAGGATGTGTTAACTCCGGTTTTTTGTCAATATCCGTTGCAGCACCAATAATCAAGCTACCGTTTGAGTAGGTAAGTGATGTAATATCAGTATTTGCGATTAATGCAGATGTAATTAATTTAGGTTTGTAAGGATCAGAAACATCAATAACGTCAATAGCTCCTGAATAAACTTCGCCCATCATTGTATAAGCAACGTAAGCAAAATTACCATTTACAGCTACGTGATTTGCTTGTAAAGTTCTTCCGTTACTATCTTTTGGCGGATTAACTTCGGCAATTTGTACTAATGGTAAATCACTATTTGCAGCTTCAGTACGTGATAATTTTGAAGTTGATGAATTTGCAATCGAAATTACTCCTGAATTGGTATAATCCAGCCTTTTATTCAAAGATGTAACATCGTTGTTAATTTGAATATTATTGTCTTTTGCCTGCGTATCTGTATTAGATTCGTCATTGTTAGTACAAAACGTAAAAAGCGACATTGCTACTAACGAAAATAAATAAACTCTCTTTTTCATAATTCTATCGTTGCTTAAATTTTTTGCAAATATACGACATATTTATATTAAAATAAGGTAATGATTAAGAATAGTTTAACTAATTGTTAATTTATTGCTGTATATTTAAATAATAATCAATAAATTAACGCATAACGAAAGTATTATGCATGCATAAAAAAAGAGTATCAAATTATTGATACTCTTTTGTGTTGAAAATTAGTTATTTAGCAATTTGTTATCTTCTTCCGTGTCCACGATGTCCGTGGTCATCATCGCGATCGCGATCATCATCATGTCTGTCGTGTTTGTCATAACGTTTTTTATCGTAATGTTTGTAATCTCTACGATCATCACGACGATCGTTATAACCATATGCTACCGGTCTTGGTCTGTAACATCTTTGTGGCGCTCCGTGGTATCCTTTATAGTATTTTACTCTGTGACGATCAAAATAAGTATATGGAGTTCTACCATGGTAATCATTCAAAACTACTTTGTAACCTCCGTACAAATCATAGTTTCTATATTGTCTTGGTAAATAAGTTGTTCTAACCCATCTTCCTCCTCCAAAATAAATAAACTGAGAAGCTCTAACATCATAATAAGCTTCGATGTCCGGCAAATAGTAATATTCCATTTCTGCATATCCTTCAGGTCCCCAAGAAGGTGGTGTTCCTATATTTACATTTATTGATACCTGAGCTTGTGTGGCACTTGCAATCATAAGGAAGAATCCGGCGATTGCTATTTTTATTGTTTTCATTTTTTTTAGTTTTAATTTGTTCTGTTTAGTGATATTCATATACTGTGCCAAAAAATAAAACTAAATGCATTTCGTCGGATAAATGATGCTTTTCAACGAGTTAATCTGAGATAGTGTTTTTGTAATTATTTGATTTTTAATAAGTTTTAGAAAGTGTAGAATTCAGAAAAAAAATATTCTTTTTTTTCTTTATTTATATTCAACAATTCTTGGCTTTGCCAGCTCAAAACTCTGCAAACCAAAGTCAGTAGTTTCAAATGTATTGGTCTTGAATACATTATCTCCCTGATATGGAATTGTTGGATAATATGACAACGAAAGCTGGAAGGAACTGAATACCAAATAGTCATTGCTGATTAATAATCCCACAGTCAATTTTGAATACCCTTTGTTACGTCCCATCGCATTATTTGGACTTCCTAATACCGCAACAGAATAATTAAAAAACGGATTCATACGAAATCCTAATACAGAATAAGGAGAGTAGGTCTGTGTTTGTAGAGACAAAACCATTTTATTAGTTCCATAAATGGCGCTATTAAAGCCAGCTAAACCGTTTTGCTCATTTATATTAAGCTGATCTCCTATGATATTCTCACGGTTTACACCTATAACTATTTCAGGATTAATAAATTGTCTTAATTTCCATCTTCCTAAAGTAAAGAGTTTCGTGAAATAATTGGACTCAAACAAAAAAGCGGTTTCATATGTTTTTGAATCATGAAAAAAAGTTCCGGCTTCAAAATTAGTACTTAAAAAGCCCCACTTATAGTAATTTCCAAATGAAAACTGCGCACCTAAATAAGGCCGCCACATCGTATTTTTATATTGATAACCTAATGTGATTCCGTAAATCCGCCCAACAGGAACGTCTTCTGTTTGACCGTTCCTAAAAATATAACTGTCTTTGATAAATTTTCGTGTATTGATTCCAACTCCGCTTAGAATTAGTTTTTCATCAGAATAAAAATGCGTTGGATCATAAAGCTCAGAAGGATTCTCAGTATAGTCAACATTTAAAAATCGTCCGGATACAATCAAATTTGTAATTCCGTTTGTTTCGTCTTCAAAAACTTTTGAAGCTTTTCCCGCCCATAAGTCCTGAAAATTATATTTAAAAGGTTGAAAAGCATACGTTAAATCCGGCGCTTGTAAACTGTCTTTTCTAAAATTTTGCCCCACAAAAACACCGCCTCCCCATTTTGTTAAAGGAGAATAAAAATCACGCTCTATATCTATACTTTTGGCATAGTTATTATCGAGATCTATTTTGTAATTCAGGATTGCCTTAATATAAGTATTTTTGATATTTGGCACTGTATAAGTAGCTTCATTAGCATTTCTACCATCATCAAATCTATTGGTAAATCGATACTCAAGTTGTTGCCCGGAACCAAAAAAGTCTTTTTCTTTTACCCCAACCGAAACCTGATTACTGGATATA is a window encoding:
- a CDS encoding PIG-L family deacetylase, which gives rise to MRKIQIQILLIFLTGISFSFAQQPQKPNSVEIYNQIKKLNFLGSVLYLAAHPDDENTRLISYMANEMNARTGYLSLTRGDGGQNLIGPQLRELLGVIRTQELIEARKIDGGEQFFSRANDFGYSKNPDETLEIWDKDKVLADVVWTIRKFQPDVIINRFDHRSPGTTHGHHTSSAMLSVESFKLTNDPKIYPEQLKYVKPWQVKRTFFNPSWWFYGSQERFDAADKSKFTRLETGVYYTGIGKSNQEIAALSRSRHQSQGFGSTGARGQETEYLELIKGDSPIDRDNLFDGIDTSWNRVKNGKPVGDLITKIIAKYDFSNPSASIPDLVKVYSMIEVLDDDHWKPLKAAAVKNIIASCSGLYLEAAASEQEATPGSTIKVSLEAINRSPVEMQLINVTSLPENKNTAQNIALKNNNDQRLTLNIQIPENTEYTQPYWLKEKATVGMYTVSNQENIGIPDIIRQVKVVFNVKISGIEIPFERTVVYKYNDGVKGEMYNFLDIVPEVTTSVLEKVLIFGTTKSKMIPVKVRAGKDGIKGNLQLELPKSWDVSPKEIPFTLEKKGNEQIFYFEVTPPVNPEEVVAKSVAIVDNKRFDKDQTIIDYPHITKQMVLKPAESKCIRIDLKTNGDAIAYIMGAGDEVPESLAQMGYKVFIIKPEEITPEKLDSFNVVITGVRAYNTVNALANKQNILFNFVKSGKNMIVQYNTPGKTVTEQIAPYSLKISNDRVTEENAKVTFLAPNHPILNVPNKISSKDFEGWKQEQGLYYPDQYDAAFTPILSSHDKGESAKDGALLVAPYGKGYYIYTGLSFFRELPEGVAGAYRLLSNMISLKQPIEAPKPELKK